The sequence GTTGGTGCTGATGTTTGCATAGAACTTTCAACGGAACCGAGCTTTCTCGGGTTCCCAAAAGGGATTTACTGCAGTCATGCTGAGAGCAGTAGTGTAATTGAAATAGGGAGTTAGAATTTAAAAGCCCCGTCAACACTCCTACACTAAGGATGAGTGAACAGGTGGACATGTATTGATGAAGAAAGAGGAAAGGATAAGTTATCCGAGAGTAATTGACGAGATAACCATAGGCCCTCCCTATCTAACCAAGTACGAGAAAGCGAGGATTATTGCAGCCAGATTATTCCAGTTATTCCTAAACGCGCCCCCCCTTATTAACCCTGAGAAGATAGGCTCACGTAACATGTATGAAATAGCTAAAGAAGAAGTGGAGAGAGGAATACTACCGGTGGCTATATACAGGAAAGCACCGGAAGAAGCCCAGTCTATATCGTTGAGACTCTTACTGGAGACTGGTGAAAAATTAATTGGAAGAAAAACCATATAACGAAACAATCCTCCTCGAGGAGAGAAAGGAGGATTTTCCCTGTAGGAACATAGTTGAGAGCAAGCTCAGCCGGGACTACCATGTAGAAAGGCAGGGTGCTTTACAGTATACTATTCAGTTCCCTTATACTATTGAACTAGGAGAGCCTGGCTGGAGAGAGTTTTACCAGCAAATGATTAGATCCGGTTGTAAACCACTTGTCAGAAAGTGGAAAGGTTATACGCTTCTTATAATAGTTAGGGAAGAAGAGAAAAAGAAGAGGGTCAATACTCTAGCAGGGCTGATGTTAGCGCTAATTACTCTAGTAACGTTGTACATTAGCGGTGATTATCTAGAACAGAGCATGCTCGCATATGGTTATACTGGAAGTATTTCCGCTTCGTTGATACCGTCACTCTATGTCATAGGGTTACTCGGTCCTCTGTTGATACACGAGACAGGGCACTGGAGCATGATGAGAGTATACAAGACTCCGAGTAGTATGCCTTATCTCCTACCGGCTCCACCACTCCAATGGGGGTTCCTCGGAACATTTGGCGCCGTGATTAATATGAGGTGGCTTCCGCCTACAGTAGACGCTTTAGCTGTAGTTGGTGTTATGGGGCCTCTCGCAGGGTTTATAGCTGCGATACCTGTGACTATTTACGGGTTGAAAATGAGTTTAGTTGTTCCTGCATCAATGGCACCTTCAGGCGGATACTTAATGGCTTACCCGATTATATTCCTACTTCTCAGTGATAAATTCCTACCGACACCGACTGGGAGTGAAGTAGTCTTGCTCCACCCGTTGGCTTTTGCAGGGTACATTGTTTTCCTCGTGACTTTCCTCAATCTTATACCGATAGCCCAGCTCGATGGAGGACATATAGTTAGAGCATCTCTGGGTGATAGAGGACATAGAATAGTTAGTAATGCTTTTCTAGTACTTCTACTAGGCTTTAGCTTAATTGAACCATTTCTATTGTTATTTGCATTGATAGCTTTCACAATACACATGCTATCAAGGGGAAGGCATCCTGGCCCCGCCATGCCTGTTGAGAGGCTCAGCGTAAAGGGGCAGCTGGCTGTTATTACATTCTTTATACTCTTATTCCTCACATTCCCATTACCGACTACATGAATATCTCCTAATAGTTCTGTTTATAAAACTAGTTTGAGAATTTGTTTTTGTTAAAAACTACAAATAGAAAATAGTTAGAGGATTATGGGGATCCTACTTCTCCGCTGTTGGCAGGTGTTCCTGGTAGCCCTCCAGTAGGTAAGGCTGGGAACTGATCCTTCATCTGCTGCTGTGCTACTAGCTGCGCTTCCTCTAGTATCTTCCTC comes from Candidatus Tiamatella incendiivivens and encodes:
- a CDS encoding site-2 protease family protein is translated as MEEKPYNETILLEERKEDFPCRNIVESKLSRDYHVERQGALQYTIQFPYTIELGEPGWREFYQQMIRSGCKPLVRKWKGYTLLIIVREEEKKKRVNTLAGLMLALITLVTLYISGDYLEQSMLAYGYTGSISASLIPSLYVIGLLGPLLIHETGHWSMMRVYKTPSSMPYLLPAPPLQWGFLGTFGAVINMRWLPPTVDALAVVGVMGPLAGFIAAIPVTIYGLKMSLVVPASMAPSGGYLMAYPIIFLLLSDKFLPTPTGSEVVLLHPLAFAGYIVFLVTFLNLIPIAQLDGGHIVRASLGDRGHRIVSNAFLVLLLGFSLIEPFLLLFALIAFTIHMLSRGRHPGPAMPVERLSVKGQLAVITFFILLFLTFPLPTT
- a CDS encoding DNA-directed RNA polymerase subunit K: MKKEERISYPRVIDEITIGPPYLTKYEKARIIAARLFQLFLNAPPLINPEKIGSRNMYEIAKEEVERGILPVAIYRKAPEEAQSISLRLLLETGEKLIGRKTI